TCGGATGGGTGGAAGAGGTCCGGGCGACCTCGCCGCTTCTTGCACTGGCTCTCAGTGAATGTCAAGAAGAGGTGATAACGGCCCTTGTGGAGATCGGGAAAAAAGGGGTTGATCGGCTGATTTTGCATTCCAAGAGCCAAGAAGAGGGGGTTCGAGAGGTCATCGCCAAGGTCCTCGGGAGGGTGGAAGATCGCAAATCGGTTCCGACGCTGCTGGAGTTGATCCGAGACAGCAACGGCCATATCCGCCAGGCCGCAGCGATCGCATTGGGAAGGATGAAAGATCCCTCAGCCATTGAGCCGCTGCTGCCACTGCTGGGAGATCCCTATCCAAATGTCCAAGAAGCGGTGGTAAAGGCACTCCTTCAAATGAAGGGGGATTTGTCGAGGGAGATTCTCCTCCCATTTCTCAGAGATGAGAGCCCCGCCCTTCGCTCCAGTGCACTCTTTATTCTTGGGCAGCTCGGGGCACCGGAAATGATTCCGTTATTAGGGTTGCTGCTGAGAGACCCGGAGACGGAAATTCGCAAGATCGCAGTGGAAGTATTAGGCGCTTTCGATTTGCCGGAGCTGTCGGAACATCTTCTGCTGGCGCTCGGAGATGAATCGGCGGAAGTCCGATTGGCGGCGCTCAAAATGCTTTTCCGGAAAGAATGCCAGCAGCTTCCCGATTTGATCGAGAACCTTCAGCCGCTTTTGAACGACGAGAATATTTGGGTTCGATCGGCAATTCCTCCTCTCCTCGCGCGCCTGGAGGGAGAGAAGACGCAGCGGCTGCTTCTCGAATTGCTGGCAGATCGGGTGGGGGTCGTAAAAATTGCCGCCTTGTCTGTGCTTGGAGAGCGCAGAGAGAAGGTCTTCCTCCCGCTCGCTCTGGCCGAAACGAATAACCGGGACATCGATGTCAGGAAGGCCGCGATCCTCGCGCTCGGCCGCCTTGGGGAGCCCTCTGTCCTCCCGCTGCTTCAACGTTTCTTGAGCGATCCCAACTGGACGATACGGGTGGCGGCCATCCATGCCATCGGCTCTCTCCGCGACCGCGCCTCGATCCCTTTTCTGAAAGCGATTGCTCATTCAGACGAAGACATGATGGTGAAAGAGGCGGCGCAGGCGATCCTATTGCAGATTGGATCAGGGCAGGGGCCGACGCTGGCTGGGAACGAATGAATATTGGAGAGAAACAGATCGTTCTCAGCGAGGAGGTATTTCGCCTTCTTCGAGACATGATTTATGAGCTCTCCGGCGTCTATTTCTCGGAAGATTCTAAATACATCATGGAGAGCCGGCTACAGCAGAGCGCGCGAAGACGGCAGTTTGACAACTTTCGCGACTATTACTACTTCCTCAAATACGATCAGAAGCGGGAGGAGGAGCTCGCTTCGCTGATCGATATCTTGACGATCCATGAGACCTACTTCTTTCGGGAAAATCAACAGCTGGAGACCTTCCGGCAGGAGGTTCTTCCCGAGTTGCTTCAGGTTGAAGCCAAGAAGAAACGATTGAAGGTCTGGAGCGCTGGCTGTTCGACCGGTGAGGAGCCGTATACATTATCGATGTTGTTCTTGGAGAATCCCTCCCTTCAGAATTGGACCGTCGACATCTACGCGAGTGATATCAGCCAGAATGTGTTGCAATTTGCACGGAGGGGGATTTATCAGCCTTCCGCTTTTCGTGCGACCGATGCCTATTTTCAAAAGAAATATTTTACAAAGGAAGGAGCCGGTTATAAAATCAGTGATCAGGTAAAAAAAAATGTCTCTTTTCTTTATCTCAACCTGAACGACCAAGACAAATGGATTCTGCTCTCCGGTATCAACATTATTTTTTGCCGGAATGTAATCATCTATTTCGACCTGCCGGCCAAGAAGCGGGTCATTGAGGGGTTCTATGAAAAACTGAAAGCGGGCGGATATCTCTTTCTCGGCCACTCCGAGTCGCTGATGAACCTTTCGACGCGGTATGCATTAAAGCACTTTAAAAACGACCTGATTTACCAAAAACCGTTTCTTTCGAAGTAGGGGTAAGAAGCATATGGAAAGAAAAAGCCTGTCCCGTCCCGAGGTCAATCTCCTCATCGTTGATGATTCGCCGTTGTTCAGGCAGTTGGTCAACGTGGTCGTTCAGAGATTTAAAAATCTCAGCGTGATTGGATTGGCCGAGAACGGGGAGAAGGCGATGAAGAGCGTCGTGGAAAACAAGCCGGATGTGATCCTCCTCGACCTGGAGATGCCGCATATCGATGGGTTTACCTTTCTGCGTTGGCTCATGGTTTATTATCCAACCCCCGTACTGGTGATTTCAGCCCGGTCGGACGGCTATAGCGTATTTAGAGCGCTTGAATTGGGGGCGTGTGATTTTTATGAAAAGCCGTCGGGTAACGCCTCTTTGCTGGATGATCCGATGGAGTTGATCACCAAAATTGAAACCATCTCAAGCATCTCGCGTGAAAGCTTGTCAAAGAAATATGCGAAGATGGCAAAGATCCAATCCAAAGATGAATTGTCGAAGCCGTTGTCCAAAAAGAAGGAGGGGGTCTCACGGATTCTCGCGATCGGCGCCTCGACCGGCGGGCCGCCGGCCTTGGTGGAAATTATTTCGAATCTTCCCAAAACATTTCCGATGCCGGTGGTCGTCTCTCAACATATGCCGGCGGGATTTACCAAGTCTTTTTCAGAGCGTCTGAATAAGCTCTCGCACCTGCCGGTTTCCGAGGTCGACGGGGGAGAGCCGCTCGAACCGGGCCGCGTCTACATCGCTCCCGGGGGACACCATCTCATTTTCGAGAAGCGGGGTTCTCGGATTTATACCTGTTTGAAGAAGAAGGGAGATGGAGATCGGTATGCTCCATCGGTCGACCTGATGATGTCCTCTGCCTCCGACATTTTCGGTCGCGGGGTATTGGGTCTCCTTCTCACCGGCATGGGAGATGATGGAAAAGTAGGACTGAGTAAGGTCAAGGAAAAAGGGGGGATGACGATTGCAGAATCGGAAGAGACTGCGGTCGTATTCGGAATGCCTCGCGAGGCGATAGAAGCCGGGGTGGTCGACCGGATTTTGCCGCTTCACAAAATGGTTGCTGAGATTAATCGGTATGGCCGGTCGGTTCCCAAATAGGGTTGGCGTTTGAATGGGGGTGTGATATAATCCACCGGCCTTCCCACCTCGAAGGTAAGGAGATATGGAGCGAAGAGAAAACGACCTGTCGAAAAAAGCGGAAGAATTCCTCCGCGTTTTCAAAAAAGGGGAGGAGTTTACACAAGAGCTGCTCAAGGAAAATGAGCGGCTCCGCTATAAGCTTTTGAAGCTTGAGGAAGAGAACAATGCGCTGAGCCAGCAATACAGCCAACCTCAAATTCAGCAGTTACAAGAACGTCTCGCCGAGGCGGAAGAGGAGCGAAAGCGTCTCTCCGATCATTTCAGGGTGGTTGAGGAGGAGAACAAGAATTTCGCAACCAAATACGTAGAGGTCGAAGAAGAAAACAACAATTTGGCGAACCTCTATGTGGCGAGCAATCAGCTCCATTCGACGCTCGATTTCGAAGAGGTCTTGCGGACCATCATCGAAATTATGATCAATCTCGTCGGTGCGGAGCGATTTGCCCTGATGTTATTGGACGAGGCATCCGGAGTCCTCTCTACCATTGCATCCGAAGGGATGGAAGCAAAAAGCCCTAAAAAGGTTCGGATCGGCGAGGGAATCATCGGCCGGGCATTTCAAAGCGGCGAAAACTTTTTTGAGGAAGATTTAAGCAGAACCGAGACGGAAGGGGAGATCCATCCGATCGTCTGCGTTCCGTTAAAGATTAAAGATCAGACCCTGGGGGTCATTGCCGTCTTCACGCTTCTCGAGCAAAAGAAGAAAAAATTGACTCGGGTCGACGAAGAGCTCTTCGGGATGCTGGCGGGACATGCCGCTACCGCAATTTTCAGCGCCAAGCTTTACTCCCAGTCGGCGAGGAAGTTATCGACGATCCAAGGCTTTATTGACCTTCTGAGCGGGCAAGATTCACGGGGGCAAAATGGCTGAGATTCGTTTCCTCGTGGTAGAAGATTCGCCGACGATGCGGCAGCTGATCACATTCAGCTTAAAGAGAATTCCGAATTCAAAGATCGTGGAGGCGAGCGACGGCGTTGATGCGCTGAAGAAGTTAAGGGAGAATCGCTATGACCTGATCGTCTCGGATATCAACATGCCGTTGATGGACGGTCTAAAGCTGGTCAGCATGATCCGGAATGATCCGACCTACCGTTCTATTCCGATCGTCATTGTAACGACGGAAGGGTCTCAAGCCGACCGGGATAAAGGGCTTGCTTTAGGCGCCAACGCGTATCTGTCAAAACCGATTCAGACCAATGAGCTATTGAAGATCGTGAAGGAGCTCCTAAAAACGGAATAGAAATTTAATAAATTTACAAATTGAGGAGAGAATGCGTTTCGGAATCGTTGTCTTCCCCGGCTCTAATTGTGACCGCGACTGCCACTATGTGACGCAAGGGGTTCTCAAAGAGCCGACCACCTTTATTTGGCATAAAGAGACCCGGCTTCCCGAAATTGACGCACTGATCATACCCGGCGGATTTTCTTACGGTGATTATCTGCGGGCCGGTGCCATCGCCCGCTTCTCGCCGATTATGAAAGCGGTGGTTGACTTCGCCGCGCGGGGAGGCCATGTACTCGGGATCTGCAACGGCTTCCAAATTTTGGTGGAAGCGGGGTTGTTGCCGGGGGCGCTCCGGCGCAACCGTTCACTTAAGTTCATCTGCAAGACGGTCCATGTCCGGGTCGAAAACAACCAGACCCCTTTCACGTCGCTCTATCAGCCGGGGCAGATCCTCACCCTTCCGATCGCCCACGCCGAGGGGAATTACTTTATCGATGATGCCGGTCTGGCGCGCCTCCGCGAGCGAAACCAGATCATCTTTCGGTATACGAGCGCGGACGGGGTCGATTCAGAAGCGGCCAACCCGAACGGATCGATCGATCAAATCGCCGGCCTCTCAAACGAAGCGGGAAATGTCCTCGGCATGATGCCCCATCCGGAACGGGTCTCCGATCCTCTGTTAGGCGGTGAAGATGGTATCAAGCTTTTTCAATCCCTACAACGCGCCCTCCCCTCCCCGGTAGGAGGAACAACGGGGCGCAAATAGTTTTGTTCAATTGATATCGACCCATCCCCAGCAGCCTGGGGTCCTTTAATCAACCCTTCTAACCACAACGGCAGGCATCCATGGCAGACGTTCAGCAACGCCGACCTTCTTCTCATCCGTTAACGGATGAAGAGTACAAAAAAATTCTTGATTTGCTCGGACGAGAACCGAATTCGACCGAGCTTGCGATCTTTTCGGTTATGTGGAGCGAGCACTGCAGCTATAAAAGCTCCAAGGTGCATCTCCGGAAATTCCCGACGCAGGGAGAGCATGTCATTGAAGGCCCCGGAGAAAATGCGGGGGTCGTCGATATCGGGGACGGATGGGTCGCCGTTTTCAAGATCGAAAGCCACAACCATCCCTCCTTTATCGAGCCGTTTCAAGGGGCGGCAACCGGCGTCGGCGGGATTCTTCGAGATGTGTTCACGATGGGGGCGCGGCCGATTGCATTGATGAACTCCCTTCGCTTCGGATCGCTCGAACAGCCGAAGAACCGCTATCTGCTCGACCGGGTGATCGAGGGGATTGCCGCCTATGGAAATTGCATGGGGGTGCCGACGGTCGGAGGGGAGATCTACTTCAACGACATCTACTCCAAGAATCCGCTCGTCAATGTATTCTGCCTTGGGATCGCCAAGCGGGAAGACATCGTCAAAGCGGCGGCCGGCGGGGTCGGAAACCCGGTCATTTACGTCGGATCGAAGACCGGTCGAGACGGCATTCATGGGGCGACGATGGCGAGCGCCGAGCTCGGCCAGTCGGAAGAAAAGCGGCACACGGTTCAGGTGGGAGATCCCTTCACCGAGAAGCTCCTGCTGGAGGCCTGCCTGGAGGTGATGCGGACCGGTGCGGTCATCGGCATTCAAGACATGGGGGCGGCCGGCCTGACGAGCTCCTCTTCCGAGATGGCGCATCGCGGCGGAACGGGGATTGAAATCGATGTCTCGAAGGTCCCGAGTCGCGAGCCGGGAATGACGCCGGAAGAGTTTATGATCTCGGAATCGCAGGAGCGAATGCTCCTGGTGGCAACAAAGGGGAGGGAGGCGGAGGTCGAAGCGATCTTCCGGAAGTGGGACCTCGATATCGCTGTCATCGGAAAGGTGACCGCCGATCGGATGCTGACGATCAAGAATGGAGATCAAATGGTCGCGCAGATTCCGGTGGCTGCGCTGACTGCCGAGGCCCCGGTCTATGAACGTCCGATTGAGACCCCCCGTTTTCAAGAGCTCATCCAATCCTTTAACATTGATTCCCTTCAGGAGCCGAAATCTTATTCCGAGGCGCTCAAAAAACTCCTTTCATCGACCACCATCGCAAGCAAAGAGTGGATCTATCGCCAATACGACCACATGGTCCAGACCAACACGGTGATCGGGCCGGGCGGGGGGGATGCGGCGGTGGTTCGAATCAAAGGGACCGATCGCTCCCTGGCGATGACGGTCGATGGGAACAGCCTCTACTGTCTTCTCAACCCCTATTACGGCGGGGCGATTGTCGTCGCCGAGGCGGCGCGCAATCTGGTCTGCGTCGGGGCCAGACCGATCGCGCTGACCGACTGTCTGAATTTCGGCAATCCGGAGCGCCCCGAGACGATGTGGCACTTTGCCGTCTGCATTGACGGAATGAGCGACGCCTGCAACCGGTTCGGTATCCCGGTCGTCAGCGGTAACGTCAGCTTTTATAACGAGACGCGGGGGCTTGGGATCTATCCGACGCCGATCATCGGCATGGTCGGATTGATTGAAGGGATGAAAACGCCCCTGACGGCCGGGTTTAAGGCGCCGCATGAGGTGGTGGTTTTGGTTGGAGAAACGCTGGAAGAGCTCGGAGGAACCGAGTACCTCCGGTTTTTCCATAATCAAGAACGGGGGTATCCCCCGCTGCTCCACTTCGAGAAGGAAAAGGGGGTCCAAAAGGTGGTCTTAACCGCCGCCCGGGAGGGGATTCTCTCCTCCGCGCATGATTGTTCCGAGGGGGGATTGGCCGTTGCGCTCGCCGAATCTTGTATCTTGTCATCGGCCTCGGTGGGTGCTATGATTGCGCTAGATCCGGGGGCTGTCCGGACCGATGCCTTCCTTTTTGGGGAGTCTCAATCGCGGATTGTGGTTAGCCTCCAGGAGCGGCATCTGGACAGATTGCGAAGCTTGATCGAAGAGGCCGGCGTCGCCTATTCGATCTTGGGGACCACCGAAGGAAACGCGCTCAAGATCCATTTGCCGGGCAAGAAAGATCCTTTGATCGACCTCTCCCTCCCTGAGATGAAGGAAGCCTATTCGAGGGGCTTAACAACCTATTTGGAATAAGCCGGGTGAAGCAATTGGACGAATTGGTTTTCGATAAATTACAGGAAGAATGCGCGATCTTCGGGGTCTACGGACATCCTGAGGCGGGCAACCTGACCTATCTCGGCCTCTACGCACTCCAACATCGCGGCCAGGAGGCGAGCGGCATCGTCACCTATGATGGGAATGACTTCCATCAAGAAAAGGGAACCGGGTTGGTCGCCGACATTTTCTCGGAAGATCGGTTGAAGCGATTGAAAGGACATGCTGCGATCGGTCACAATCGCTACTCGACCACCGGAGACAACTGCCTGGAGAATGTCCAGCCATTGATGGTCAATTACGCCTTGGGCCGGCTGGGGATGGTGCACAACGGCAATTTGATCAATGCGAGCTTTCTTCGGGATGAGATGGAAGCCTACGGCGCCATCTTTCAATCTTCCATGGACAGCGAGGTCATCATCCATCTGATCGCCCACTCCCGCCAGGAGCGTCTGATTCAGCGGATTGTCGACGCCTGCGAGCGGGTGCGGGGGGCGTATTCTCTCCTTTTTCTTTCGGAAGAAGGGCTCATCGGCGTCCGCGATCCGTACGGTGTCCGTCCCCTCTGCCTCGGAAAGATAAAGGAGGGGTATGTTTTAGCCTCGGAGACCTGTGCTTTTGATTTGATCGATGCGGAATATGTCCGGGATGTCGAGCCGGGAGAGGTGATTCAGATCAATGAGAAGGGGATTTTTTCGTTTAAGCCCTTCTCCAAAGTCTCCCCATC
This DNA window, taken from Candidatus Manganitrophaceae bacterium, encodes the following:
- a CDS encoding GAF domain-containing protein, with amino-acid sequence MERRENDLSKKAEEFLRVFKKGEEFTQELLKENERLRYKLLKLEEENNALSQQYSQPQIQQLQERLAEAEEERKRLSDHFRVVEEENKNFATKYVEVEEENNNLANLYVASNQLHSTLDFEEVLRTIIEIMINLVGAERFALMLLDEASGVLSTIASEGMEAKSPKKVRIGEGIIGRAFQSGENFFEEDLSRTETEGEIHPIVCVPLKIKDQTLGVIAVFTLLEQKKKKLTRVDEELFGMLAGHAATAIFSAKLYSQSARKLSTIQGFIDLLSGQDSRGQNG
- a CDS encoding amidophosphoribosyltransferase; the encoded protein is MDELVFDKLQEECAIFGVYGHPEAGNLTYLGLYALQHRGQEASGIVTYDGNDFHQEKGTGLVADIFSEDRLKRLKGHAAIGHNRYSTTGDNCLENVQPLMVNYALGRLGMVHNGNLINASFLRDEMEAYGAIFQSSMDSEVIIHLIAHSRQERLIQRIVDACERVRGAYSLLFLSEEGLIGVRDPYGVRPLCLGKIKEGYVLASETCAFDLIDAEYVRDVEPGEVIQINEKGIFSFKPFSKVSPSQCVFEYIYFARPDSRIFNKNVYQIRKRLGMELAREGKVQADIVIAVPDSGVPAALGYSEASDVPYDTGLIRNHYVGRTFIEPQQSIRHFGVKIKLNAVREILEGKRVVVVDDSIVRGTTSRKIVKMIRAAGAKEIHVRISSPPIVSPCFYGIDTPTRQELVASSHSVEEIRKYITADSLSYLSMEGLFRAVYNSEEGENRHFCTACFSGNYPIPFTGEEIIQLGLFEESK
- a CDS encoding response regulator; its protein translation is MAEIRFLVVEDSPTMRQLITFSLKRIPNSKIVEASDGVDALKKLRENRYDLIVSDINMPLMDGLKLVSMIRNDPTYRSIPIVIVTTEGSQADRDKGLALGANAYLSKPIQTNELLKIVKELLKTE
- the purQ gene encoding phosphoribosylformylglycinamidine synthase subunit PurQ, producing MRFGIVVFPGSNCDRDCHYVTQGVLKEPTTFIWHKETRLPEIDALIIPGGFSYGDYLRAGAIARFSPIMKAVVDFAARGGHVLGICNGFQILVEAGLLPGALRRNRSLKFICKTVHVRVENNQTPFTSLYQPGQILTLPIAHAEGNYFIDDAGLARLRERNQIIFRYTSADGVDSEAANPNGSIDQIAGLSNEAGNVLGMMPHPERVSDPLLGGEDGIKLFQSLQRALPSPVGGTTGRK
- a CDS encoding protein-glutamate O-methyltransferase CheR yields the protein MNIGEKQIVLSEEVFRLLRDMIYELSGVYFSEDSKYIMESRLQQSARRRQFDNFRDYYYFLKYDQKREEELASLIDILTIHETYFFRENQQLETFRQEVLPELLQVEAKKKRLKVWSAGCSTGEEPYTLSMLFLENPSLQNWTVDIYASDISQNVLQFARRGIYQPSAFRATDAYFQKKYFTKEGAGYKISDQVKKNVSFLYLNLNDQDKWILLSGINIIFCRNVIIYFDLPAKKRVIEGFYEKLKAGGYLFLGHSESLMNLSTRYALKHFKNDLIYQKPFLSK
- the purL gene encoding phosphoribosylformylglycinamidine synthase subunit PurL; its protein translation is MADVQQRRPSSHPLTDEEYKKILDLLGREPNSTELAIFSVMWSEHCSYKSSKVHLRKFPTQGEHVIEGPGENAGVVDIGDGWVAVFKIESHNHPSFIEPFQGAATGVGGILRDVFTMGARPIALMNSLRFGSLEQPKNRYLLDRVIEGIAAYGNCMGVPTVGGEIYFNDIYSKNPLVNVFCLGIAKREDIVKAAAGGVGNPVIYVGSKTGRDGIHGATMASAELGQSEEKRHTVQVGDPFTEKLLLEACLEVMRTGAVIGIQDMGAAGLTSSSSEMAHRGGTGIEIDVSKVPSREPGMTPEEFMISESQERMLLVATKGREAEVEAIFRKWDLDIAVIGKVTADRMLTIKNGDQMVAQIPVAALTAEAPVYERPIETPRFQELIQSFNIDSLQEPKSYSEALKKLLSSTTIASKEWIYRQYDHMVQTNTVIGPGGGDAAVVRIKGTDRSLAMTVDGNSLYCLLNPYYGGAIVVAEAARNLVCVGARPIALTDCLNFGNPERPETMWHFAVCIDGMSDACNRFGIPVVSGNVSFYNETRGLGIYPTPIIGMVGLIEGMKTPLTAGFKAPHEVVVLVGETLEELGGTEYLRFFHNQERGYPPLLHFEKEKGVQKVVLTAAREGILSSAHDCSEGGLAVALAESCILSSASVGAMIALDPGAVRTDAFLFGESQSRIVVSLQERHLDRLRSLIEEAGVAYSILGTTEGNALKIHLPGKKDPLIDLSLPEMKEAYSRGLTTYLE
- the cheB gene encoding chemotaxis-specific protein-glutamate methyltransferase CheB; the protein is MERKSLSRPEVNLLIVDDSPLFRQLVNVVVQRFKNLSVIGLAENGEKAMKSVVENKPDVILLDLEMPHIDGFTFLRWLMVYYPTPVLVISARSDGYSVFRALELGACDFYEKPSGNASLLDDPMELITKIETISSISRESLSKKYAKMAKIQSKDELSKPLSKKKEGVSRILAIGASTGGPPALVEIISNLPKTFPMPVVVSQHMPAGFTKSFSERLNKLSHLPVSEVDGGEPLEPGRVYIAPGGHHLIFEKRGSRIYTCLKKKGDGDRYAPSVDLMMSSASDIFGRGVLGLLLTGMGDDGKVGLSKVKEKGGMTIAESEETAVVFGMPREAIEAGVVDRILPLHKMVAEINRYGRSVPK
- a CDS encoding HEAT repeat domain-containing protein, with the protein product MKSIQEEIANLKSDQVETRLCALNALAGLPAGGAIDYAIAALSDGEWRVRKAAVTILAEQVDRNRIVGQLIDRLGQEKQADEKGIGEKNIGMRNAVVEVFIQIGNAAVQPLLLSLTGADADIRKLIIDTLGEIGDKRSVPDLMKFLADENENVAASAVEALGKLRDPAAVLPLVEILKKDNPLLVFSAMRALQQIRDIRAVEPLIEISSKQIYRKGALAALGALGNMEAVLTILSALQSGPKGTRYAALKALIALAGRQSEADRIRIQKATRKIYGEEIYSLLMGTLQDPDPSLQRAGICVLGWVEEVRATSPLLALALSECQEEVITALVEIGKKGVDRLILHSKSQEEGVREVIAKVLGRVEDRKSVPTLLELIRDSNGHIRQAAAIALGRMKDPSAIEPLLPLLGDPYPNVQEAVVKALLQMKGDLSREILLPFLRDESPALRSSALFILGQLGAPEMIPLLGLLLRDPETEIRKIAVEVLGAFDLPELSEHLLLALGDESAEVRLAALKMLFRKECQQLPDLIENLQPLLNDENIWVRSAIPPLLARLEGEKTQRLLLELLADRVGVVKIAALSVLGERREKVFLPLALAETNNRDIDVRKAAILALGRLGEPSVLPLLQRFLSDPNWTIRVAAIHAIGSLRDRASIPFLKAIAHSDEDMMVKEAAQAILLQIGSGQGPTLAGNE